A stretch of the Mycobacterium sp. ITM-2016-00317 genome encodes the following:
- a CDS encoding aldehyde dehydrogenase, whose protein sequence is MPILADRESRLLIDGKLVPGSSGTFPTVNPATEETLGVAADADTEDMGAAIGAARRSFDETDWATNTALRVRCIRQLQQAMRDHVEDLRELTMAEVGAPRMLTSAAQLEGPVEDLTFCADTAEAYQWTTDLGIASPMGIKTHRTIAREAVGVVGAITPWNFPHQINLAKIGPALAAGNTLVLKPAPDTPWVAAVLGELITEHTDFPAGVINIVTSSDHSVGALLSKDPRVDMVSFTGSTTTGRAVMADGSATLKKVFLELGGKSAFLVLDDADLAGACSMAAFTASMHAGQGCAITTRLVVPRARYDEAVEAAAATMGGMKPGDPTKPGTVCGPVISERQRDRIQGYLDSAIAEGGRFACGGGRPADRDRGFFIEPTVIAGLDNTAKVAREEIFGPVLTVIAHDGDDDAVRIANDSPYGLSGTVFSPDLERANGVAARLRVGTVNINGGVWYSADMPFGGYKQSGIGREMGLAGFEEYLEIKAIATAAN, encoded by the coding sequence ATGCCGATCCTGGCCGATCGCGAAAGCCGTCTGCTCATCGACGGCAAGCTCGTCCCCGGAAGCTCGGGCACATTCCCCACCGTCAATCCCGCCACCGAGGAGACCCTCGGCGTGGCCGCCGACGCGGACACCGAGGACATGGGCGCGGCGATCGGCGCGGCCCGCCGCAGCTTCGACGAGACGGACTGGGCCACGAACACCGCGCTGCGGGTGCGCTGCATCCGGCAGCTGCAGCAGGCGATGCGGGACCACGTCGAGGACCTGCGAGAGCTGACGATGGCCGAGGTCGGCGCCCCGCGGATGCTCACGTCGGCAGCGCAGCTCGAAGGCCCGGTCGAGGATCTGACGTTCTGCGCCGACACCGCCGAGGCCTACCAGTGGACGACCGACCTCGGGATCGCGTCGCCCATGGGCATCAAGACGCACCGCACGATCGCCCGCGAGGCCGTCGGAGTGGTCGGGGCGATCACACCGTGGAACTTCCCGCACCAGATCAACCTCGCCAAGATCGGCCCGGCGCTGGCCGCCGGAAACACGTTGGTGCTCAAGCCCGCTCCCGACACACCATGGGTGGCCGCGGTGCTCGGCGAGCTGATCACCGAGCACACCGACTTTCCCGCCGGGGTGATCAACATCGTCACCTCCAGCGACCACAGTGTCGGCGCGCTGTTGTCGAAAGACCCGCGGGTGGACATGGTTTCGTTCACCGGGTCGACCACCACGGGCCGTGCGGTGATGGCCGACGGCTCGGCCACCCTGAAAAAGGTGTTCCTCGAGCTCGGCGGCAAGTCCGCCTTCCTGGTCCTCGACGACGCGGACCTGGCTGGTGCGTGCTCGATGGCGGCGTTCACCGCGTCGATGCACGCCGGGCAGGGGTGCGCGATCACGACCCGCCTGGTGGTTCCCCGCGCCCGGTACGACGAAGCCGTCGAGGCGGCCGCGGCGACCATGGGCGGCATGAAGCCCGGTGATCCGACGAAACCGGGCACGGTGTGCGGACCGGTGATCTCGGAACGGCAGCGCGACCGGATCCAGGGGTACCTGGACTCCGCGATCGCCGAGGGTGGCAGGTTCGCGTGCGGGGGCGGACGTCCCGCCGACCGCGACAGGGGCTTCTTCATCGAGCCGACGGTGATCGCCGGCCTCGACAACACCGCCAAGGTGGCCCGCGAGGAGATCTTCGGGCCCGTGCTGACGGTGATCGCCCACGACGGCGACGACGACGCGGTGCGCATCGCCAACGACTCGCCCTACGGCCTGTCGGGCACCGTGTTCTCGCCGGACCTGGAGCGGGCCAACGGCGTTGCGGCCCGACTGCGGGTCGGCACGGTCAACATCAACGGCGGCGTCTGGTATTCGGCGGACATGCCGTTCGGCGGTTACAAGCAATCCGGCATCGGCCGGGAAATGGGGCTCGCCGGTTTCGAGGAGTACCTCGAGATCAAGGCGATCGCCACAGCGGCGAACTAA
- a CDS encoding TetR/AcrR family transcriptional regulator, with the protein MSSDAVAPLTGEPTHPPRNRRQEETFRKVLAAGLEMLRESSYADLTVRAVAARAKVAPATAYTYFSSKNHLIAEIYLDLIRQVDYFTDVNDSKVVRVEKTLRSMALMVADEPEVAAACTTALLSGNDPAVRTVRERIGGEIHRRIRAAVGPDPDPRTLAALEMTFFGALVNAGSGAFTYHQIADRLSYVVGLIVGDDK; encoded by the coding sequence GTGTCCAGCGATGCTGTAGCTCCGCTCACAGGTGAGCCGACGCATCCGCCACGCAACCGTCGGCAGGAAGAGACGTTCCGCAAGGTCCTCGCCGCCGGGCTGGAGATGCTGCGGGAGTCCTCCTATGCCGACCTGACCGTGCGCGCCGTGGCGGCGCGCGCCAAGGTGGCCCCGGCGACCGCCTACACCTACTTCTCGTCGAAGAACCACCTGATCGCCGAGATCTACCTGGACCTCATCCGTCAGGTCGACTACTTCACCGACGTGAACGACAGCAAGGTGGTCCGCGTCGAGAAGACGCTGCGCAGCATGGCCCTGATGGTCGCCGACGAGCCCGAGGTCGCGGCCGCGTGCACCACCGCGCTGCTGTCCGGCAACGACCCCGCCGTGCGCACCGTCCGCGAACGCATCGGCGGCGAGATCCACCGCCGCATCCGGGCCGCCGTCGGCCCGGACCCGGACCCCCGCACGCTTGCCGCCCTCGAGATGACGTTCTTCGGCGCGCTGGTCAACGCCGGCAGCGGAGCCTTCACCTACCACCAAATCGCCGACCGCCTCAGTTATGTGGTCGGCCTCATCGTCGGAGACGATAAATGA
- a CDS encoding cytochrome P450, whose translation MTISEVRLDPYDYAFHEDPYPYYQRLRDEAPLYRNEELGFWALSRHADVLQGFRNSTTLSNKFGVSLDPASRGPHASKTMSFLAMDDPNHLRLRTLVSKGFTPRRIRELEPRVTEIAVQHLDAMLEHAGDGTVDYVDEFAGKLPMDVISELMGVPVADRVQVRAWADAVMHRDEGVTDVPDSAIEASLNLIVYYQEMVAERRKKFTDDLTSALLEAEIDGDRLTDDEIIGFMFLMVIAGNETTTKLLANAAFWGHRYPDQLAPVYQDLERVPLWVEETLRFDTSSQILARTVAGELTLYDTTIPDGDVVLLLPGSAHRDERVFDNPDDYVIGREIGSKLMSFGSGAHFCLGAHLARMEARVALAELFKRIRGYEVDEANAVRVHSSNVRGFAHLPIHVEIR comes from the coding sequence GTGACGATCAGCGAGGTGCGACTCGACCCGTACGACTACGCGTTCCACGAGGATCCGTACCCGTACTACCAGCGGCTGCGCGACGAAGCCCCGCTCTACCGCAACGAAGAACTCGGGTTCTGGGCGCTGTCCCGGCACGCCGACGTGCTGCAGGGCTTCCGCAACAGCACCACGCTGTCGAACAAGTTCGGGGTGTCGCTGGATCCGGCGTCGCGCGGGCCGCACGCGTCCAAGACGATGTCGTTCCTGGCCATGGACGACCCGAACCACCTGCGGCTGCGCACGCTGGTGTCGAAGGGCTTCACCCCGCGGCGAATCCGCGAACTGGAGCCGCGGGTCACCGAAATCGCGGTCCAGCACCTGGACGCGATGTTGGAGCACGCCGGGGACGGAACCGTGGACTACGTCGACGAGTTCGCGGGCAAGCTGCCCATGGACGTGATCTCCGAGCTGATGGGCGTGCCCGTCGCCGACCGGGTTCAGGTGCGGGCGTGGGCGGATGCGGTGATGCACCGCGACGAAGGCGTCACCGACGTGCCCGACTCGGCCATCGAGGCGTCGCTGAACCTGATCGTCTACTACCAGGAGATGGTCGCCGAGCGGCGCAAGAAGTTCACCGACGACCTGACCTCGGCGCTGTTGGAGGCCGAGATCGACGGTGACCGGCTCACCGACGACGAGATCATCGGCTTCATGTTCCTGATGGTCATCGCGGGCAACGAGACCACCACGAAACTGCTTGCCAATGCGGCGTTCTGGGGACATCGCTACCCCGACCAGCTGGCACCGGTCTACCAGGATCTGGAGCGGGTGCCGCTGTGGGTCGAGGAGACGCTGCGCTTCGACACGTCGAGCCAGATCCTGGCTCGCACCGTCGCCGGCGAGCTCACGCTCTACGACACCACGATTCCCGACGGCGACGTGGTGCTGCTGCTTCCCGGTTCCGCACACCGTGACGAGCGGGTGTTCGACAACCCGGACGACTACGTCATCGGGCGCGAGATCGGTTCCAAACTGATGAGTTTCGGCAGCGGAGCCCACTTCTGCCTCGGTGCGCACCTGGCGCGCATGGAGGCACGGGTGGCGCTGGCCGAGTTGTTCAAACGAATCCGCGGGTACGAGGTGGACGAGGCCAACGCCGTCCGCGTCCACTCCAGCAATGTGCGCGGATTCGCCCACCTTCCGATCCATGTGGAGATCCGCTGA
- a CDS encoding SDR family oxidoreductase yields MPRFDPLPDRRPALVAGASSGIGEATAIRLAANGFPVALGARRVEKLEEIVDKIRKDGGEAIAMHLDVTDPDSVKAAVEQTTSQLGEIEVLVAGAGDTYFGKLDSISTEQFESQVQIHLIGANRVATAVLPGMIERRRGDLIFVGSDVALRQRPHMGAYGAAKAALVAMVTNYQMELEGTGVRASIVHPGPTKTSMGWSLPAELIGPALEDWAKWGQARHDYFLRADDLARAITFVAETPRGGFIANMELQPEAPLAEIKDRQKLTLGEEGNTGE; encoded by the coding sequence ATGCCCCGTTTCGATCCGTTACCCGACCGTCGCCCCGCCCTGGTCGCCGGCGCCTCGTCCGGCATCGGCGAGGCAACGGCGATCCGGCTCGCCGCGAACGGTTTCCCCGTCGCACTCGGCGCCCGCCGGGTGGAGAAGCTCGAAGAGATCGTCGACAAGATCCGCAAGGACGGCGGTGAGGCGATCGCCATGCACCTCGACGTGACCGATCCCGACTCGGTGAAAGCCGCTGTGGAGCAGACGACGTCGCAGCTCGGCGAGATCGAGGTACTCGTCGCGGGTGCGGGCGACACCTACTTCGGCAAGCTCGACTCGATCAGCACCGAACAATTCGAGTCGCAGGTGCAGATCCATCTGATCGGCGCCAACCGGGTGGCCACCGCGGTGCTGCCCGGCATGATCGAGCGTCGGCGCGGTGACCTCATCTTCGTGGGATCCGATGTGGCACTGCGACAACGCCCCCACATGGGCGCCTACGGTGCGGCCAAGGCCGCGCTCGTCGCGATGGTCACCAACTACCAAATGGAGCTCGAGGGCACCGGGGTCCGTGCGTCGATCGTGCACCCCGGCCCGACCAAGACCTCGATGGGCTGGAGCCTGCCTGCCGAACTGATCGGTCCGGCGCTGGAGGACTGGGCCAAGTGGGGCCAGGCCCGGCACGACTACTTCCTGCGCGCAGACGACCTCGCGCGCGCCATCACGTTCGTCGCCGAGACGCCGCGCGGTGGCTTCATCGCGAACATGGAACTGCAGCCCGAAGCTCCGCTCGCGGAGATCAAGGACCGCCAGAAGCTCACCCTCGGCGAGGAAGGCAACACCGGAGAATGA